TGTGCCGGGCCTCGTCGCTGGGCCGGGTGACGAGCACCTGCTCGCCCTGGACCGCGATCTGGATCTCCGGATGGAAGGTGCGGGTGAGCTCGCCCTTGGGGCCCTTCACGGACAGGGTGTGCCCGTGGAGGGTGAGGGTGACGCCCTTGGGCACCACCACCGGATGCTTGCCGATTCGGGACATGCGCGCCTCTTACCAGATGACGGCGAGCAGCTCGCCGCCCAGGTTCGCCGACCGCGCGTCGCGGTCGCTCATGAGGCCCTTCGGCGTGGACACGATCGCCATGCCGAGGCCGTTCTTGATCCGCGGGATCTCGCGCGACTTCACGTACTGGCGCAGGCCCGGGGACGACACGCGCTTGAGCTCGCGGATGACCGGCTGGTCATTGTGGTACTTGAGGTACAGCCGGAGCACGCCGCGCGCGCCGTCGTCGAGGATCTTGTAATCCGCGATGTAATGGTTGTCGCGCAGCAGCCGCGCCAGCTCGCTCTTGAGCTTGGACACCGGGATGTCCACCCGCTTGTGGCCGGCGGCGCAGGCGTTCCGGACGCGCGTCAGCATGTCCGCGACGGGATCTGTCATGCTCATCGTGTATGCTCTCCTACCAGCTGGCCTTGCGCACGCCGGGGATCTCGCCCCGGAGCGCCATGTCGCGGAAGCAGATCCGGCAGAGCCCGAACTTCCGGAGCACCGCCCGGCTGCGGCCGCAGCGCTGGCAGCGCCGCACCGTCCGCACCTTGAACTTGGGCGTCCGCTTGGCCCGCTCGATCCAGCACGTCTTCGCCATCGAGTCCTCTCCTCAATCCGCCTTGGCCCGGCCAAGGCATGCCATGGCCCGGGTCAGGAAGCAACCTGCAGCGGGGTCCCGCCGCGGAACGGCCAGCCGAACTCCCGGAGCAGCGCCTGCGCCAGGTCGTCCCGCCCCGCCGACGTCACGATCGTGATGTCCATCCCGTGGATCTTCTCGACCTTGTCGAAGTCGATCTCCGGGAAGATCATCTGCTCCTTGATGCCCACGGTGTAGTTGCCGCGGCCATCGAAGCTCTTGTCCGGCAGCCCGCGGAAGTCGCGCACCCGCGGCACCGAGACGTTGATGAGGCGGTCCAGGAACTCGTACATCCGCGCGTTCCGGAGCGTCACCGACACGCCCACCGGCTGGCCCTCGCGCAGCCCGAAGTTCGCGATCGCCTTCTTGGCCCGCCGGATCACCGGCTTCTGGCCCGAGATCAGCGCGAGCTCCTCCGCCACCGTCTCGATGAGCTTCGGGGTCTTGGCCCCCTCGCCCATCCCGACGTTGAGCACCACCTTCACCACGCGCGGCACCTGGTGCGGGTTGGTCAGCCCGAACTGCTTGGCCAGGTTCGGCCGGACGACCTTCTCATAGTAGGTCTTGAGGCGCGGCACCCCATCGACCGACTTCGGCGCCGGGTCGGTCGCGTACGCCGCGCCGCCCTTGTCCTTGCCGCCCTTGGCCGGCGCGCCCGCCTTCGGCGTCTTCGCGGCCTTCTCCTTCGTCTCGGCCATCGTCAGCGGTTCCTCACAATGGACTGCCCGGACTTCACCGCGATCCGCTCCAGCGTGCCGTCGGCGTCCTTCTGCCGGCGGATGCGGGTCGGCTCGCCCGACTTGGGATCGATCAGCATCACCTTCGAGTGGTGCAGCGGCGCCTCGCGCTGGATCTTGCCTCCCGGCGCCGTCTGGGTCGGCTTCTGGTGCTTGGTGACCAGGTTGATCCCCTCGACCGCCACCCGGCCGGTCTTGGGATAGACCCGCAGCACCTTGCCCCGCTTGCCCTTGTCATCGCCCGAGAGCACCTGCACCGTGTCGCCCTTGGTCACCGCCAGCCGCTGGCGGACCGGGGGCAGGTGGCGGATGCGCTTGGCCTTCTTGTAGACGAGCGGCTTCATGCTACAGCACCTCCGGCGCGAGCGAGACGATCTTCATGTACCGCTTCTCGCGCAGCTCGCGCGCCACCGGCCCGAAGATTCGGGTCGCCCGGGGCTCGCCCTGGTCGTTGATCAGCACCACGGCGTTCTCGTCGAACCGGATGTACGACCCGTCCTTGCGGCGGGTCTCCTTCACGGTCCGCACGATCACCGCCTTGGCCACGTCACCCTTCTTCACCTGGCCGGTCGGGATGGCGTCCTTGATGGCGACGACCACCTTGTCGCCCACGCCGGCGTAACGGCGCTTGCTGCCCCCGAGCACCCGGATGACGAGCGCCTTCCGCGCCCCCGAGTTGTCGGCCACCTTGACGATCGATTCCTGCTGGATCATGGGATCCTCGGCTCCTGGTCCGCCCGCACGGCTGTGCGCGCCCTACTTCGCCCGCTCGATGATCTCGACCACCCGCCACGACACCGTCTTGGCCAGCGGCCGGGTCTCCATGATCCGCACCGTGTCGCCCACCTTCGCGCCGAACTTGTCGTCGCGCGCCTTCACGCGGGCCGTGCGGGTCATCTGCTTCCCGTACGCCGGGTGGGCGAACCGCCGGGTGAGGGTCACCACGACCGTCTTGGTCATCTTGTCGCTGCTCACCACGCCCTGGCGGGTCTTGCGCCGCGCGCGGGCCTCGGTCTTCTGCTCGGTCATCGTTAGTCTCGCTCGTCGGGGCCGCGCTAGCGGCCCAGCTCCCGGGCCCGCAGGATGGTCTGGATCCGGGCGATGTCGCGCCGGAGGCTGCGGAACCGCATCGGGTTCTCGATCGACTCCGTGGCGGAGCGGAACCGCAGGCGGAACCGCTCCTCGGTCAGCTCGGACAGCCGCGCCTTGAGGTCATCCACCGACAGTTCGTGCAGTGCACTGGTCTTCATGGCTCAGTCCTCCGTCCGCTTCACGAACCGCGTGCGCACCGGCAGCTTCGCCGCCGCCAGCGCCAGGGCCGCCTTGGCCAGCTCCACGGCCACCCCTTCCACCTCGAACAGCATCCGGCCCGGCTTCACCACGGCCACCCAGCCCTCCGGGTTGCCCTTGCCCTTGCCCATGCGGGTCTCGGCCGGCTTCTTGGTGATCGGCTTGTCCGGGAAGATCCGGATCCACACCTTGCCGCCGCGCTTCATCTCGCGCGTAAGCGCCACGCGGGCCGCCTCGATCTGCCGGTTGCTCACCCACCCCGGCTCCAGCGACATCAGGGCGTATTCCCCGAACGCCACGGTATTGCCGCGGGTGGCGATCCCCTTGGTCCGCCCCTTGAACGTCTTGCGGAACTTGACCCGCTTCGGTGCCAGCATCGCTCAGTTCCCCGTGCTGTACGTACGGCCCGACAGGTCTTCGACCACCTCGCCCTTGAAGACCCAGACCTTGATCCCGATGGTGCCGTAGGTCGTCATGGCGGTGCTGGTGGCGTACTCGATGTCCGCCCGCAGCGTGTGGAGCGGCACCCGCCCCTCCCGGTAGCCCTCGACCCGCGCGATCTCGGCGCCGCCCAGGCGGCCCCCCGCGCGCACCTTGATCCCCTGCGCCCCCATCCGCATGGCGCTCTGCACCGCCCGCTTCATGGCCCGGCGGAACGAGATCCGCTGCATCAGCTGGTGCGCGATGTTGTCGGCCACCAGCTGCGCCGACAGCTCCGGCCGCTTGATCTCCTCGACGTTGATCGCCGCTTCCTTGCCGGTCAGCTGCGCCAGCTCGTCCCGCAGCTTGTCCACCTCGGCGCCCCGCTTGCCGATCACCACGCCCGGCCGCCCGGTGTGCACCGTCACGGTCACCTTGCCCGGCTTGCGCTCGATGTCGATCTGCGCGATCGCCGCGTGGCCCAGGCGCGCCTTGAGGTACTTCCGGATCAGCTCGTCCTCCTTGAGGAGGGCCGGCATCTCCTTCGTCGCGAACCAGCGGGACGTCCACGGCTTGACGATGCCGAGGCGGAGGCCGGTCGGATGGGTCTTCTGCCCCATTACTTGCTCTCCTTCGTGCCCACGTGGATCTCGACGTGCGACGTCCGCTTCTTGATCGGCACCCCGCGCCCCTGCGCCGCCGCCGAGAACCGCTTGAGCGGGGTGCCCATGTTGATGACCGCCTTGGTCACCCGCAGGTCATCCACGTCCAGGCTCTCGTTGGCCTTCAGGGCCGCCTGCTCGGCGTTGGCCACCGCGGACCGCAGCGTCTTCTCGATCTGCTTGGCCGCGTACTTCTTGTTGAACTTCAGGATCGCGAAGGCCTCATTCACGTCCTTGCCGCGGATGAGGTCCACCACCAGCCGCATCTTCCGCGACGACTGGCGCGCATAGCGCTGGATCGCTCGGGCTTCCATGATTTACTCCGCCTTGGCCTTCTTGTCGGCCACCAGCTTGCCGCTGTGGCCCCGGAACAGCCGCGTGGGCGCGAACTCGCCGAGCTTGTGCCCCACCATGTTCTCGGTCACGTACACCGGGACGAACTTGTTCCCGTTGTGGACCGCGAAGGTGTGCCCCACGAACTCGGGCAGGATGGTGCTGGCCCGGCTCCAGGTCTTCACCACCCGCTTCTCGTTGCGGGTGTTCATCGCCTGGACCTTGCCCAGCAGCGCCGCCTGGACGAACGGACCCTTCTTGATGCTGCGCGACATTTACGAACCCCCTCCGGTCGCCTTCCCGCGCCGACGGCCGCGGACGATGTACTGCGTCGAGGCCTTCTTCGGCTGCCGCGTCTTCCGGCCTTCCGGCTTGCCCCACGGGCTCACCGGCGGCCGGCCGCCCGAGGTCTTGCCCTCGCCGCCGCCCAGCGGGTGATCCACCGGGTTCTTCGCCACGCCGCGGACCCGCGAGCGCTTGCCCAGCCAGCGGGTCTTGCCCGCCTTGCCCATCGACAGCAGCTCGTGCTCCGCGTTGCCCACCTCGCCGATCGTCGCGAGGCACTTGGCGTGCACCCGCCGCATCTCGGTCGAGCGCAGCCGGAGGGTCACGTAGTCGCCCTCCTTGGCCACCACCTGGGCCCCGCCGCCGGCGGTGCGGATCATCTGCCCGCCCTTGCCGATCTTGAGCTCCACGTTGTGCACCGTCTCACCCAGCGGCACCTCGCCGAGCGGGATGGCGTTGCCGAGCCGCGGGTCCACGCCCGGCCCCGACAGCACCGTGTCGCCCACGTTCAGCCCCTTGGGGTGCAGGATGTAGCGCTTCTCGCCGTCGGCGTACACGATCAGCGCGATGCGCGCGCTGCGGTTCGGGTCGTACTCGATCCCCGCCACCTTGCCCGGGATCCCGAACTTGTTCCGCTTCCAGTCGATGCGCCGGTACATCCGCTTGTGGCCGCCGCCGATGTACCGCATCGTGACGTGGCCCTGGTTGTTCCGGCCGCCGCTCTTGCGCAGCGGCTCGAGCAGGCTCTTCTCCGGCGTGGTCTTGGTGATCTCGGCGAAATCCGAGACCGACCGGAACCGGGTGCCGGGCGTGACCGGCTTGAATTGACGGATGCCCATATCAGCCCTCGAACACGGGAAGCGTTTCCCCGTCCTTCAGGGTCACGATGGCCTTCTTCCAGCGCGCCGTGAGGCCCTTGGTCCGGCCCCGCACCACCTGGTCACGCCGCATCCGCATGGTGCGCACGCTGGTGGCGGTGACGCCGAACAGCTCCTTCAGCGCGTCGCGGATCTGGTACTTGTTCGCCTCGGGATGCACCTCGAAGGCGTATTCCTTCCGCAGCTGGTACGCGGCCGACGACTTCTCGGTCACCACCGGCCGCACGATCGTCTCATGCAGGCTGGGCACTTACTTGCCCCCCTTCTTCTTGGGCGCGGCCTTCTTGGCGGCCGGCTTCTTGGGCGCGGCCTTGGCCTTGGGCGCCGCCTTCCTGGCCGGCTTGGCCGCCTTCGGCTCCGCCTTGGGCTTGGCCGCCTTCGGCGCCTTGGCCGGCTTGGCCGGCTTGGCCGCCTTCGGCTTGGGCTCGGCCTTGGGCCGGGCCGCCCGCGGCCCCGGCGCCGCCTTCACCGAGGGCACCATCGCCCGCACGAACGGCTGGGCGGGCTCGCCGGCCAGCGCCGGCTCCTCGACCACCACCACCTCGGCCCACAGGATGTCGTAGGCCCCGGCGTCGCTGAACGGCAGGACGTCCACCCGCGGCAGGTTCCGGGCGCTCAGGTACAGCGCCTCGCTCACGCCGTGGGTGAGGATGAGCACCTTCCGCTCCGCCACGCCCAGGGTGGCCAGCAGCTCTTGCAGCACCCGGGTCTTCGGGCTCTGCTGCTCGAACCGCTCCACCACGTAGAGCTGGCCCTCGGCGGCGCGGGCGTTGAGCGCGCTCTTGCGGGCGAGCTGCTTCACCTTGCGCGGGATGCCGATGCGGTAGTCGCGCGGCAGCGGGCCGAACACCTTGCCGCCGCCCGGCCAGTTGGGCGCGCGGGTCGAGCCCTGCCGGGCCCGGCCGGTGCCCTTCTGCTTCCAGGGCTTCTGGTTGCCGCCGGAGACGAAGCTCCGGGTCTTGGTGCTGTGCGTGCCCTGGCGCTGGTTGGCCAGGTAGACCTTCACCGCCTCATGCAGCACCGGCTGGTTCACGGTGCCGTCGAACAGCGGCTCCGGCAGCGCCAGGGCGCCCTTGGGCGCGCCGGCGGGCGAGAAATGCGGGGCCTCAATCATGGCGGCTCCGGCCGTGCTGCTTGTTGACGAGCAGGATGCCGTGCTTCGCGCCGGGGACCGCGCCCCGCACGAACAGCAGGTTGCGCTCGGCATCGATCTTCACCACCCGCAGCCCGAGCTCCGTGTGCCGCTCGGCGCCCATGTGGCCCGGCATCCGCTTGCCCTTGATGACGCGCGAGGGGTCGGTGCCCGGGGAGATGGAGCCCGGCTTGCGGTGCCGCGTGTTGCCGTGGCTGGCGGGGCCGCCGCCGGCGCCGTAGCGGTGCACCATGCCCTGGAAGCCCCGGCCCTTGCTGGTGCCGGTGACCTTCACGAGCTCCCCGGGGGCGAAGATGCCCACGGTCACGGTGTCACCCGGCTTGTAGGCCTGCTGGTTGGCCCCGAATTCCTTCAGGATCTTGGGGGCGGCCTCGAGCGTCGCCGCCTTCGCGTGCCCGAGCTCCCCGCCGGTGGCGCGCGTGGGCAGCTTCGCCCCGAAGCCCAGCTGCACCGCGTCCGCCTTCACCTGCAGGACGCGGCACGGGCCCGCCTCGATCACCGTCACCGGGATCGACGCGCCGTCGTCCAGGAAGACGCGGGTCATGCCGAGCTTCCGCCCGATCAGTCCATTCGCCATGGCTATTCGACCTTGATCTCGACGTCCACGCCGGCCGGCAGGTCGAGCTTCGTCAGCGCGTCCATGGTCTGCGGGCGGGAGTCGTTGATGTCGAGCAGCCGCTTGTGGGTGCGGAGCTCGAACTGCTCCCGGCTCTTCTTGTCGACGTGCGGGCTGCGGAGCACGGTCCACCGCTCGATCTTGACCGGCAGCGGGATCGGCCCCGACACCTGGGCCCCCGTCTTCTCCGCCGTGCGCACGATGTCCGCCGCGGCCTGGTCCAGCACGCCGTGGTCGAACGCCTTGAGCCGGATGCGAATACGCTGTGCCATTCGTTCCTCGTCGTCTCGGCGGCTGGCGGGCCCGGTGGCTCGGCCAGGCTCAATCGAGCCGCCGAGCCGCCGAGTCGCCGAGCCGACTACTTCAGGATCTTCGTCACCACGCCCGCGCCAACGGTCCGGCCACCCTCGCGGATCGCGAAGCGCAGCCCCTCGTCCATGGC
The Gemmatimonadota bacterium DNA segment above includes these coding regions:
- the rplN gene encoding 50S ribosomal protein L14, producing the protein MIQQESIVKVADNSGARKALVIRVLGGSKRRYAGVGDKVVVAIKDAIPTGQVKKGDVAKAVIVRTVKETRRKDGSYIRFDENAVVLINDQGEPRATRIFGPVARELREKRYMKIVSLAPEVL
- the rpsQ gene encoding 30S ribosomal protein S17 — protein: MTEQKTEARARRKTRQGVVSSDKMTKTVVVTLTRRFAHPAYGKQMTRTARVKARDDKFGAKVGDTVRIMETRPLAKTVSWRVVEIIERAK
- the rpsJ gene encoding 30S ribosomal protein S10 translates to MAQRIRIRLKAFDHGVLDQAAADIVRTAEKTGAQVSGPIPLPVKIERWTVLRSPHVDKKSREQFELRTHKRLLDINDSRPQTMDALTKLDLPAGVDVEIKVE
- a CDS encoding type Z 30S ribosomal protein S14; amino-acid sequence: MAKTCWIERAKRTPKFKVRTVRRCQRCGRSRAVLRKFGLCRICFRDMALRGEIPGVRKASW
- the rplX gene encoding 50S ribosomal protein L24; translation: MAVTKGDTVQVLSGDDKGKRGKVLRVYPKTGRVAVEGINLVTKHQKPTQTAPGGKIQREAPLHHSKVMLIDPKSGEPTRIRRQKDADGTLERIAVKSGQSIVRNR
- the rpsH gene encoding 30S ribosomal protein S8 encodes the protein MSMTDPVADMLTRVRNACAAGHKRVDIPVSKLKSELARLLRDNHYIADYKILDDGARGVLRLYLKYHNDQPVIRELKRVSSPGLRQYVKSREIPRIKNGLGMAIVSTPKGLMSDRDARSANLGGELLAVIW
- the rplE gene encoding 50S ribosomal protein L5; this encodes MPRLKTYYEKVVRPNLAKQFGLTNPHQVPRVVKVVLNVGMGEGAKTPKLIETVAEELALISGQKPVIRRAKKAIANFGLREGQPVGVSVTLRNARMYEFLDRLINVSVPRVRDFRGLPDKSFDGRGNYTVGIKEQMIFPEIDFDKVEKIHGMDITIVTSAGRDDLAQALLREFGWPFRGGTPLQVAS
- the rpmC gene encoding 50S ribosomal protein L29, encoding MKTSALHELSVDDLKARLSELTEERFRLRFRSATESIENPMRFRSLRRDIARIQTILRARELGR
- the rplV gene encoding 50S ribosomal protein L22, whose translation is MEARAIQRYARQSSRKMRLVVDLIRGKDVNEAFAILKFNKKYAAKQIEKTLRSAVANAEQAALKANESLDVDDLRVTKAVINMGTPLKRFSAAAQGRGVPIKKRTSHVEIHVGTKESK
- the rpsS gene encoding 30S ribosomal protein S19, encoding MSRSIKKGPFVQAALLGKVQAMNTRNEKRVVKTWSRASTILPEFVGHTFAVHNGNKFVPVYVTENMVGHKLGEFAPTRLFRGHSGKLVADKKAKAE
- the rpsC gene encoding 30S ribosomal protein S3 produces the protein MGQKTHPTGLRLGIVKPWTSRWFATKEMPALLKEDELIRKYLKARLGHAAIAQIDIERKPGKVTVTVHTGRPGVVIGKRGAEVDKLRDELAQLTGKEAAINVEEIKRPELSAQLVADNIAHQLMQRISFRRAMKRAVQSAMRMGAQGIKVRAGGRLGGAEIARVEGYREGRVPLHTLRADIEYATSTAMTTYGTIGIKVWVFKGEVVEDLSGRTYSTGN
- the rplD gene encoding 50S ribosomal protein L4 → MIEAPHFSPAGAPKGALALPEPLFDGTVNQPVLHEAVKVYLANQRQGTHSTKTRSFVSGGNQKPWKQKGTGRARQGSTRAPNWPGGGKVFGPLPRDYRIGIPRKVKQLARKSALNARAAEGQLYVVERFEQQSPKTRVLQELLATLGVAERKVLILTHGVSEALYLSARNLPRVDVLPFSDAGAYDILWAEVVVVEEPALAGEPAQPFVRAMVPSVKAAPGPRAARPKAEPKPKAAKPAKPAKAPKAAKPKAEPKAAKPARKAAPKAKAAPKKPAAKKAAPKKKGGK
- the rplC gene encoding 50S ribosomal protein L3, translating into MANGLIGRKLGMTRVFLDDGASIPVTVIEAGPCRVLQVKADAVQLGFGAKLPTRATGGELGHAKAATLEAAPKILKEFGANQQAYKPGDTVTVGIFAPGELVKVTGTSKGRGFQGMVHRYGAGGGPASHGNTRHRKPGSISPGTDPSRVIKGKRMPGHMGAERHTELGLRVVKIDAERNLLFVRGAVPGAKHGILLVNKQHGRSRHD
- the rplB gene encoding 50S ribosomal protein L2, which produces MGIRQFKPVTPGTRFRSVSDFAEITKTTPEKSLLEPLRKSGGRNNQGHVTMRYIGGGHKRMYRRIDWKRNKFGIPGKVAGIEYDPNRSARIALIVYADGEKRYILHPKGLNVGDTVLSGPGVDPRLGNAIPLGEVPLGETVHNVELKIGKGGQMIRTAGGGAQVVAKEGDYVTLRLRSTEMRRVHAKCLATIGEVGNAEHELLSMGKAGKTRWLGKRSRVRGVAKNPVDHPLGGGEGKTSGGRPPVSPWGKPEGRKTRQPKKASTQYIVRGRRRGKATGGGS
- the rplP gene encoding 50S ribosomal protein L16, with the translated sequence MLAPKRVKFRKTFKGRTKGIATRGNTVAFGEYALMSLEPGWVSNRQIEAARVALTREMKRGGKVWIRIFPDKPITKKPAETRMGKGKGNPEGWVAVVKPGRMLFEVEGVAVELAKAALALAAAKLPVRTRFVKRTED
- the rplW gene encoding 50S ribosomal protein L23, whose protein sequence is MPSLHETIVRPVVTEKSSAAYQLRKEYAFEVHPEANKYQIRDALKELFGVTATSVRTMRMRRDQVVRGRTKGLTARWKKAIVTLKDGETLPVFEG